The window CGTTGTACCCGGCGTCCAGCCGCCGTTCCTGCCGGTTCGGTTTCAGGGTCTCCTCGTCCACGCCGAGCAGGTCCGCGGTGGAGAGGGAGTGTTCGACCGGCTGGCCGGGCTCGAGGGTGTTGAGCCGGGCGTACTCGGCGCCGACGTGCAGCTGGTTGGGGTGGAACAGGTTCAGCATCTGCCCGCCGACGATGATCGGGTTGGCGGCGCGGTTGGAGAACGCCGTCATCCGGATCACCAGGTCCGGCTCCAGCAGCACGTCGTCGTCCATGAACAGCACGTTCGCGTGCTCGGTCGCGGTGTGCCCGGCCACCTCGAACAGGCCCCGGGTGAACCCGCCGGCGCCGCCGAGGTTGGGCTGCTTGATGTAGTGCAGCTTGTCCGCGAGGTCCTTGGCGACCTGCTCGAACCCGTCACGGGACTCGACCAGGTCGGTGCCCTGGTCGGCGACGTAGATCGCATCCAGGGTCTCCAGCGACGAGACGTCCGCGGCGAGGGCTTGCAGGTTCTTCAGGCAGTCGTCGGCGCGGTTCATCGTGCAGATCGTCACCGCGGTCGGGCGGATCTTCTCCGGTGCTTCGACGGTCCAGCGGACCTGCTCCACCCGCAGCGTCTGACCGCCCTCGGTCTCCAGGTCCAGCCAGAGCGCGCCGCCGTCGTAGAACTTGTCCAGCTTCGCCGTCAGCGTCACCTTGAGCTGTTTGGCGTCGGCGACCTGCTCGGCGGCCACCACCCGCGGCTCACCCTCGACGTCGGAGGCGCCCATCGACAGCAGACCGGTGCCGGTGACCACGGCCTCGACCGACACCTCGGACACCGTCGTCCAGCGCTGCCAGTAGCTGGCCGGGAACCGGCCGAAGTACGTGTTGCCCGACACCTTGGACGCGGGCTCGACGGAGATCGCCGCACGCTCCCGCACGGCCGAGCCCCACTCGAGCTCGGCGTAGAGGTCCTTGCTGACGATCGGCGCCGGACCGGCGTAGAGACCGCGCTGCGCCGTCAGGCGACCCT of the Amycolatopsis sp. NBC_01488 genome contains:
- a CDS encoding glycosyltransferase, producing the protein MPGKTATPAPTTTAGAAAETRFTEHTPQGRLTAQRGLYAGPAPIVSKDLYAELEWGSAVRERAAISVEPASKVSGNTYFGRFPASYWQRWTTVSEVSVEAVVTGTGLLSMGASDVEGEPRVVAAEQVADAKQLKVTLTAKLDKFYDGGALWLDLETEGGQTLRVEQVRWTVEAPEKIRPTAVTICTMNRADDCLKNLQALAADVSSLETLDAIYVADQGTDLVESRDGFEQVAKDLADKLHYIKQPNLGGAGGFTRGLFEVAGHTATEHANVLFMDDDVLLEPDLVIRMTAFSNRAANPIIVGGQMLNLFHPNQLHVGAEYARLNTLEPGQPVEHSLSTADLLGVDEETLKPNRQERRLDAGYNGWWSCLIPYEVVQATGYPMPFFFQWDDAEYSYRARAHGFPTVTLPGAGVWHADFHMKDWDEWHRYFNLRNSIITAALHSPFNLNLLSRVLLAQLVRYLLGMQYGLSATLIKAVEDFLQGPQILRDGGVEAMQEIRRIRDQYPETKRHKATDVPGIASNDIGIINSAPRPSMQRLVLIKRVLDRVLGRSRFGLGAVPIDEANWWHIALFDTAVVTDANQEGVRVRSYDKVKMFDLAKRGAKVVQRLRKEGAAVQEQYKRAMPELTSRENWKRLYKL